GtaaactcaggatccagttctacagttgtgagttggagtttactctgaactcaggatccagttccacagttgtgagttagagttaactgtgaactcaggatccagttccacagttgtgagttagagttaactgtgaactcaggatccagttctacagttgtgggTTGGAGTTTACTGtaaactcaggatccagttctacagttgtgagttggagtttactctgaactcaggatccagttccacagttgtgagttagagttaactgtgaactcaggatccagttccacagttgtgagttagagttaactgtgaactcaggatccagttccacagttgtgagttagagttaactgtgcactcaggacccagttccacagttgtgagttagagttaactgtgaactcaggatccagttccacaaatgtaagttagagttaactgtgaactcaggatccagttccacaattgtaagttagagttaactgtgaactcaggatccagttccacagttgtgagtttgagttaactctgaactcaggatccagttccacaattgtaagttagagttaactgtgaactcaggatccagttccacaattgtaagttagagttaactgtgaactcaggatccagttccacagttgtgagttagagttaactgtgaactcaggatccagttccacagttgtgagtttgagttaactctgaactcaggatccagttccacagttgtgagttagagttaactgtgaactcaggatccagggAGGAGTTAGTTAAGACAGtagtgagttagagttaactgtgaactcaggatccagttccacagttgtgagttagagtttactgtgaactcaggatccagggAGGAGTTAGTTAAGACAGtagtgagttagagttaactgtgaactcaggattcagttccacagttgtgagttagagttaactgtgaactgaggatccagttccacagttgtgagttagagttaactgtgaactcaggattcagttccacagttgtgagttagagttaactgtgaactgaggatctagttccacagttgtaagtaagagttaactgtgaactcaggatccagttccacagttgtgagttagagttaactgtgaactcaggatctagttccacagttgtaagttagagttaactgtgaactcaggatccagttccacagttgtgagttagagttaactgtgaactgaggatccagttccacagttgtgagttagagttaactgtgaactgaggatccagttccacagttgtgagattCAGAGTAACTCTGAacccaggatccagttccacagttgtgagttagagttaactgtgaactcaggatctagttccacagttgtaagttagagttaactgtgaactcaggatccagggAGGAGTTAGTTAAGACAGTAGTAAGCCTACTAAAGGTGTTTTATGTTGCGGCGGGTTTAGGGTGTGAATGTAGTTATAGTGTATTCACCACATGCAGTATTAAACTGAATGACTGAATGAATCAGTGATTGACACATTGTGATACACGTGATACTAACATCCTTAAACAAACGTCGACAATTAATTAGAAATTTAACGCGCGACTATGTTTTAAACCGTGTTTTAAACCGTGTTTTAAACCGTGcgttaaattgaattttattaaATGTAAAACGGAAGCGTGAGTAACGTCATCTCACGTCTTATCCCGTatccgctgctgctgctgctgctgctgctgctgctgctggtggtgctgctgctgctgctgctgctgctggtggtggtggtggtggtggtggtggtggtgctgctgctgctgctgctgctgctgctgctgctgctgctgctgctgctgctgctgctgctgctgctgctgctgctgctgctgctgctgctgctgctgctgctgctgctgctgctgctgctgctgctgctgctgctgctgctgctgctgctgctgctgcggtcgTATCGGGACCTTTTTGACTCAATtttgattattatgaaatattccccGGTTTCCCTATGTTACCTGGCAACAACGTTATACATACATTTCTctgtttgtattttgtaggttTTACAGAATACGTTGATGCTTTACGTTACGGTCACGTGGTTAACAGGTCATGTGATGTCGGATAGTAACGACGcgctgatgacgtcactgcgGACTGAGCTGAACGCGCGAAATAAACGTTCGGCTCGTGACGTCACGGATGACAAACGCTATCGCGAATTGACGGAGGAAGAACTGGACAAACGTCGCATTCCCGGCTTAACGACAGCGGCGTTAGGTAAACGTATACGTGGATTAACAATGGCAGCGTTAGGTAAACGTCGTATCCATGACAACCAGGAATTAACCCTCAGTAAAAAGACCCCGTCTCATTATTACGCCGACTTTCCGAAATTAATCGGCAAGAAATTTTCGGGAATGTCCGTTCCAGCGTTAGGTAAGCGTACAACAATAGAACGTCGTGCGCGTTGGTTGTTGCAGGGTCCAGCGTTGGGAAAACGTCATAATTTGGCGGGTCCGGCGTTGGGTAAACGCTATAAGAGTCCTCGAGCGTTGAGGAAACGCTTTAATCTATTGTCGACCCCGGCTCTAGGTAAACGACCCGATGACGCTGATTATTACTATGGTAACGAAATTAATGATAACAATGACTGGTATTAATCTGATGAACTATAGTAACAACACGACGGTCACGTGACCAGCAGCGGACAGTTGTATATGTGTAACTGAGCGATTTGGCTAATTACCGACGAGAAACGATATTGATCctgattattttcatttgtaaaAACTCTgtgaaaattaaagaataaattgctataaaaaaaattatcttttcATAGTTTCTATCCGGAGCCCTCCCTTCTAGCAGCAGTGTGGTCGGATAGGGTCTCCTCGGAGCCCTCCCTTCAAGCAGCAGTGTGGTCGGATAGGGTCTCCTCAAAGCCCTCCCTTCTAGCAGCAGTGTGGTCGGATAGGGTCTCCTCAGAGCCCTCCCTTCTAGCAGCAGTGTGGTCGGATAGGGTCTCCTCGGAGCCCTCCCTTCAAGTAGCAGTGTGGTCGGATAGGGTCTCCTCAGAGCCCTCCCTTCTAGCAGCAGTGTGGTCGGATAGGGTCTCCTCGGAGCCCTCCCTTCAATCAGCAGTGTGGTCGGATAGGAACTCATCGGAGCCCTCCTTTCTAGCAGCAGTGTGGTCGGATAGGGTCTTCTCGGAGCATCCCTCTAGCAGCAGTGTGGATAAGGTCTGCTCCTGAGCCGGTTTCTTCCGGTCTGCGTCCTAACAGCAGTGTGGATAGGGTCTCTCCTCTCCTTAGAAGACACCGTCAAGAGTAGACTGTTAGAGTGATAGCTGAATCTGTCCGGCTGCAGTTGCCCGGCTCGGGGCAGTATGGCGTGGGCCTAGAAGCGTGATACCCGGCACAGGGATGATCGTGTTGGTCCAGggtccaattccacagttctgagttaactcattgaatatgaactaactttaactctaactcacgacaGTAGAACTGAGCCTAGGTGATCATCAATCTCACTACTAACCTAGAACATATTCACCATGAATTACTTTCTAAAGACGACGacaatttttcagttttttggaaattttttcttttttgaaataaataacttaAGAGTATTAGAATAAAATACAACGCGTATAAATTTATAGCAAACAATGTGTAATTAATTATCTTTGTTTTATAATTATCTTGTCACTCAGtaatttttgaaatcttttgtaattagcttcgccttattctatataaatacCAGCATGACATGTTTAATCACTTGCGCTATGCCTGAAGAGGGGATAACGTaactcccgaaaacgttcgcttGATAAAcattactcattagaaatgagatttgtactATTTTTGCTTCTATGGGTTAGAATTATCTAGACTATCTAACTAAGATTTAAATCTagattaaacattataaaatcattttccatCATTGACCAGCTCCACCCTCAATACTCGATCTATACTCGATCTATACTCGATCGATACTCGATCGATACTCGATCGATACTCGATCGATACTCGATCGATACTCGATCTATACTCGATCGATACTCGATCGATACTCGATCTATACTCGATCTATACTCGATCGATACTCGATCTATACTCGATCTATACTCGATCTATACTCGATCGATACTCGATCTATACTCGATCTATACTCGATCGATACTCGATCGATACTCGATCGATACTCGATCGATACTCGATCGATACTCGATCTATACTCGATCGATACTCGATCGATACTCGATCTATACTCGATCTATACTCGATCGATACTCGATCTATACTCGATCGATACTCGATCTATACTCGATCTATACTCGATCTATACTCGATCGATACTCGATCTATACTCGATCGATACTCGATCGATACTCATTTTGTTTATACTTATCGCCTTATTGTTCatcatgtattattattagcgcatattattcttgttttttgttatatatctAAATTTCTACGATTCCTAACTAACATTTTTTTGAATTATGATTCGGTTATAATTTAACTGTTAATATCAACAGTTTCGctaaaaatatcttttcaaaagaCTTAAACATATCTATATACTGTACATGTTCCTCGGTTAATGAAGCTACttataatttaaaaagaaaataattatcaCATGTTATCACATGTTATCACCGGTTATTCCATTTGTAGACCTAATTGTACATAAGGAAATATCGAACAGTCGTGTACACAAACTTGACGGATCCAGAACTGAGAATGAGACACATGATTTTCATAAGGTCAATTTCTGTaaaattctggaaaaaaacataGATATAATTTGCAAATTAGATTAACTAAATATTGCACTCCGTGACTTTCTAGTTTTTAGTCCACAGATTTTGAAGGTAGCGGGAACAAATATCTGGAAGTCGGAACCGATACTATATATAGCAGCTCGGGTTTACAGATCAGAAACACCGTACACCAGTGACCGATTCCGCTCAAGAATCGACTCCACAAATCTTTCATCGAATTTATCGTATCCCTGCGCATTGCGCGGAACTTGCACGTTGGAAAAATTGCGACATATCATGAAAATATCTTCGGCATCGTGCCGGTCGAGTTCGGCGGATTTTTCCTTGACCCCCGGGGCGAAAAGAGTGATCACTTGACGGTGATATTTCATCTGTGCGCATTCTCGAATGACCACACCTATTTCGTTGTCCGCGAACATTTCTTCCGTGaacaaaatcaatatcatcttcGACTGTTCAATCGGTTCTCTGAACTGACCGATATTTGGTTGACCTGGTAACCCATCAATCTGTGGATTCAATAAGTTTGTGAAGCCGAGTTGTCTGATCGAGTCGCCCACATTCTGCGCTATCTCTCGACTGCTGTCCTTCGCAGACACGACTAACAAGACTGGAGTTTGCGCCGCGTCAGGATAAACCTCGTCAATTACCAATTTAAACTGCTTGTTGTTTTTGCGAACTCTCCAGTAAAGCTCGGCGGTAATCCCGCTATTGCGCAACCCATCGCAGTTTTCAATCAGCTGATTCAGACAGTGCATAGCCCTTCTATAATCGTACATATGAACGTAGGTCGTCACGAGTCGTCCTAAAATCAGTTTCTCTTTATCGCTCTTCACTTCAGTTTGTACTAAGGCTAAAACCAGGAATCCGGCCACGGCTTTATGCATCTGTCCAGTCGCGTCGTACAAATCTACCAACTCCTCATATGCTCGCAAAGCATCGTGCGGGTTGTTTGACTCTTCTGCCGCCTTGTGAAGAATGTCACGCAGATCTGGGAACGCTACAGGGGGAAGCATGCCCATTTCTCCCATATTCTCTACGGCTTTGTGATACATAGCACGGAAATCATCGTGacgttttgtcgtttttctacAAAGTGAAGCCATCATTTCATAGACCTCGCCGCAATCGCGCTTCGGTTGAAATACATTTGCCTTTAAACCCTTGTCCAAAAGATCGTAAATTTCGTCAAAACGCTCTTCGAGATCTTTAGAAAGACAGGACAAAATGTGCGCTTTTTCTTTCAGAAATGTGATCGCGTTAACGTCCATTTGATGAGCTTGTTCTATGTAACGCAAAGCTAGcttcatattttcatcatctgaagaaaaacaaaaggAAAACAtagtttaaaaaattgatgaaacGTAATTCTATCAAACTTGAACCCAAACTCTAGACCGGGGAAATGGATCCCCACATCCCTGTCCGTATACTAACCCGGTACAGATATAATTCTGCGGTATTTATAGTTGTATTTTCGAGGAAAGCTGTCAATTTCTATCGGTGGAACGGTCAAATGTTTAATTCGGCCGCGACAATCGACTTCCAGCGGAGGAGGACGTTCTGTAGACAGCGCCAATCTTTCAAATCTTAAACGCAATTTGTTGTCGTAGTCGTCGAAGGCTTTATTTCTGTAAATGATGCTCAATTGATGATAACAAGATTTTTGTTTTCCAAATTCAAGTGCGCGTTTACATATTTCGATGGCTTTATCATTTCGTTTATCAATTTGTCTATCGTGTCTTAGCAAACGACCCAAAATCGTTAACGTTTTCTTGTCCTCAGACTCACGATACTCAATGTAGAACTGGTTCAGAGCTCCGGGAATATCCGCATATTTTTTCGGTAAAATATCAGATTCTTTTAATTTAAACTGCGCCGGTTTCAACTTTTTTAAAACGTGTGGGGCTTTGACATAACGATGGGCTATTTCAATAATGTGAGCCCAGGCGCGACCGGTTAAAATCGGGTGGACATTTCTGTCGAgtagattttgaataatcgTAGCTGCTTTTTTTACATCGGTA
The window above is part of the Tubulanus polymorphus unplaced genomic scaffold, tnTubPoly1.2 scaffold_78, whole genome shotgun sequence genome. Proteins encoded here:
- the LOC141914696 gene encoding uncharacterized protein LOC141914696, with translation MFKKGGEEKLRHLPNHFWYTDSERSCLQFQLLTTDTTQYLGSKLNEFNTNLDDEDGGKTDDILGDFYRTATGNLRILVEYQLALSNRTSDIEKTLKDFGSLRYNSLSGLRSVVALTDCAYVCYKDHQYEKAEQLFEEATKLYDENALARILARGEIAYSHRRLGPRHIHKGKLMFADILDNIDEHIDVVKPRNVVEILKAIFQVEFCTLVDRRLNISLILECPEEFDVYSDAHDTDVKKAATIIQNLLDRNVHPILTGRAWAHIIEIAHRYVKAPHVLKKLKPAQFKLKESDILPKKYADIPGALNQFYIEYRESEDKKTLTILGRLLRHDRQIDKRNDKAIEICKRALEFGKQKSCYHQLSIIYRNKAFDDYDNKLRLRFERLALSTERPPPLEVDCRGRIKHLTVPPIEIDSFPRKYNYKYRRIISVPDDENMKLALRYIEQAHQMDVNAITFLKEKAHILSCLSKDLEERFDEIYDLLDKGLKANVFQPKRDCGEVYEMMASLCRKTTKRHDDFRAMYHKAVENMGEMGMLPPVAFPDLRDILHKAAEESNNPHDALRAYEELVDLYDATGQMHKAVAGFLVLALVQTEVKSDKEKLILGRLVTTYVHMYDYRRAMHCLNQLIENCDGLRNSGITAELYWRVRKNNKQFKLVIDEVYPDAAQTPVLLVVSAKDSSREIAQNVGDSIRQLGFTNLLNPQIDGLPGQPNIGQFREPIEQSKMILILFTEEMFADNEIGVVIRECAQMKYHRQVITLFAPGVKEKSAELDRHDAEDIFMICRNFSNVQVPRNAQGYDKFDERFVESILERNRSLVYGVSDL